A stretch of the Saccharolobus caldissimus genome encodes the following:
- a CDS encoding FecCD family ABC transporter permease, whose product MKLIIIIFVILFLFSFFLSLIYGDVEIPISQLLHPNSIYAYILYEIRLPTVLSAIFIGIILSVSGAILQMLLRNPLVDSYISGTASGGAFGAVLTYFLLLFNLPFSWIVFFQPIIAFIMALLATLVTIIIGKRSGFLGLIIGGVLVSFIFSSLVTILLSFMSLKYPQIPPLTFWLLGDISIIGWFDVIILAILSVLLLSLAILNSRIIDLLAISDEISYAHGLNPNNQRILWLALVSSVVAYCVSIAGIIGFLGIIVPHIVRRLVGGNTKVLTIYSSLVGSAILMLSNLISHGLLGYYIPLTAIMSLIGSPIMILALVRRNASAEEY is encoded by the coding sequence ATGAAGCTGATAATAATAATTTTTGTAATATTATTTCTATTTTCTTTCTTTCTTTCTTTAATTTATGGAGATGTCGAGATTCCCATATCTCAACTTCTTCATCCAAATAGTATTTATGCATACATTTTATATGAAATAAGATTACCCACAGTACTTTCAGCCATATTTATAGGTATAATTTTATCCGTATCTGGTGCAATTTTGCAAATGCTTTTAAGAAATCCACTAGTAGACTCATACATAAGCGGCACTGCATCTGGAGGGGCTTTTGGAGCCGTACTGACTTATTTCTTATTACTTTTTAATTTACCTTTCTCGTGGATTGTCTTCTTTCAACCAATTATAGCGTTTATAATGGCATTACTTGCCACTTTAGTTACTATTATAATTGGGAAAAGAAGTGGTTTTTTAGGGCTGATAATTGGTGGTGTATTAGTTTCCTTTATATTCTCCTCCTTAGTTACTATCCTTTTATCGTTCATGAGCTTAAAATACCCCCAAATACCGCCACTTACATTCTGGTTATTAGGCGATATTAGTATAATAGGCTGGTTTGACGTAATTATTTTAGCTATCTTATCTGTATTGCTACTCTCTTTAGCAATACTTAACTCAAGAATTATTGATTTATTAGCAATAAGTGATGAAATATCTTATGCTCACGGTTTGAATCCCAATAACCAAAGAATACTTTGGCTGGCGTTAGTAAGTTCTGTAGTGGCTTATTGTGTTTCAATAGCTGGTATTATAGGATTTTTAGGTATAATAGTTCCACATATAGTCAGAAGGTTAGTAGGAGGAAATACAAAGGTTCTGACTATCTATTCTTCATTGGTAGGCTCTGCAATTTTAATGTTAAGCAACCTTATATCTCACGGGTTATTAGGTTATTATATTCCCCTAACCGCTATTATGTCTCTAATAGGCTCACCGATAATGATACTAGCATTAGTGAGGAGAAATGCTAGTGCTGAAGAATATTAG
- a CDS encoding DUF72 domain-containing protein, with amino-acid sequence MNIYIGTSGWMYDWNKEGTLDWYVKNSGLNAVELNMSFYRFPTRQQIEKWRKYNIKWSIKVNKWITHIKRLTDIQSWYDFYNVTKDLNPDFFLFQLPSSFKRNEINEKRVMKFAEVIGNRMAVEFRDPQWYLKPLNINAVIVSIDSPIGTYLINNKGYIYLRLHGRDNWYHYEYSEEELRQIATSIIKMNPDKVYIFFNNDHWMLENARYMLKILKEMV; translated from the coding sequence ATGAATATTTATATAGGTACATCTGGATGGATGTACGATTGGAATAAGGAAGGCACGTTAGATTGGTACGTTAAAAATAGTGGACTTAATGCAGTGGAGTTAAATATGTCTTTTTACCGTTTTCCTACTAGGCAACAGATAGAGAAGTGGAGAAAATATAATATTAAATGGTCTATAAAGGTAAATAAGTGGATTACTCACATTAAAAGGTTAACTGATATACAATCATGGTATGATTTCTATAATGTAACGAAAGATTTAAACCCAGATTTCTTTTTATTTCAGTTGCCATCTTCATTTAAAAGGAATGAAATTAATGAGAAGAGAGTTATGAAATTCGCTGAAGTTATTGGAAATAGAATGGCTGTAGAATTCAGAGATCCTCAATGGTATCTTAAACCATTAAACATTAACGCAGTTATAGTCTCTATTGACTCACCAATAGGCACTTACTTAATAAATAACAAAGGATATATATACTTAAGACTTCATGGCAGAGATAATTGGTACCATTATGAGTATTCAGAAGAGGAACTAAGGCAGATAGCGACTAGTATAATTAAAATGAATCCAGATAAAGTTTACATATTTTTTAACAACGATCATTGGATGTTAGAGAACGCTAGATATATGCTAAAGATTTTAAAGGAAATGGTATAA
- a CDS encoding HAD family hydrolase, whose amino-acid sequence MKGAIFDLDGTLANTEEIHKKAWEIALNRLGFETNIDVSTLLGRKTIDIAKILVGEELAETLAKIKTQIYSELIKSHAKSKECANELINYLKSKGISIAVVTSSMRTSALEVLKIINIHPDVLIAGDDVTIGKPDPTPILEAIRKLRVTPTETIGVGDTLYDVVAYYKSGIRKIFVVKSSVPLDEEEVRKYGGQILSSLCELLSYNNVI is encoded by the coding sequence GTGAAAGGTGCAATATTCGACTTAGATGGTACTTTAGCAAATACAGAAGAAATTCATAAAAAAGCATGGGAAATTGCGTTAAATAGGTTAGGATTTGAAACAAATATAGATGTAAGTACATTATTAGGTAGAAAAACTATAGATATAGCGAAAATTTTGGTAGGTGAAGAATTAGCAGAAACACTAGCAAAAATAAAAACGCAAATTTACTCAGAGCTAATAAAATCTCATGCAAAATCAAAAGAATGCGCAAATGAGCTGATTAATTATCTGAAAAGTAAAGGAATTTCAATAGCAGTAGTAACTTCGTCCATGCGTACTTCAGCATTAGAAGTTTTAAAAATTATAAATATTCATCCAGATGTATTAATAGCTGGCGATGATGTAACTATAGGAAAGCCAGATCCTACCCCTATATTAGAGGCCATCAGAAAACTAAGAGTTACCCCTACTGAAACTATAGGTGTAGGTGATACGTTATATGACGTAGTAGCATATTATAAATCTGGAATTAGAAAAATATTTGTTGTAAAAAGTAGCGTTCCATTAGATGAGGAAGAAGTTCGTAAATATGGAGGCCAAATATTATCCTCATTATGTGAACTATTATCATATAATAATGTAATATAG
- a CDS encoding class I SAM-dependent methyltransferase gives MTKEAYERIVHRRKPNPYIILINGNLVADIGCGAGQNCLMFNKKYVLCLDIALRQLIESKKRGCENLIQADMEYLPFRDSSIPSLAYIASLHHLKDPTKALIEAYRVLKEGGEILVIVWLIQPKFLFRRYVVIKTVFNGIVVKRFYRLYYPRELVKIMESFGFKTRLYKIYRVKSILPNNAVYYGIK, from the coding sequence ATGACTAAGGAAGCATATGAAAGAATCGTTCACAGAAGAAAGCCTAACCCTTATATAATTTTAATTAATGGGAATTTAGTTGCTGATATAGGTTGTGGGGCTGGGCAAAATTGTTTAATGTTTAATAAAAAATATGTTTTATGTCTAGATATAGCATTAAGGCAATTAATTGAATCAAAGAAAAGAGGTTGTGAAAATCTTATCCAGGCCGATATGGAGTATCTTCCATTTAGAGATTCTTCTATTCCCTCATTAGCATATATAGCTTCTCTTCATCATCTTAAAGATCCTACTAAAGCTCTTATTGAGGCTTATAGAGTTTTAAAAGAGGGAGGTGAAATCTTAGTTATTGTATGGCTCATTCAACCCAAATTTTTATTTAGACGATATGTCGTTATAAAAACTGTTTTTAATGGAATTGTAGTCAAAAGATTTTATAGACTTTACTATCCAAGAGAATTAGTTAAAATAATGGAATCATTCGGATTTAAGACGAGATTATATAAGATATATAGAGTGAAAAGTATATTGCCAAATAACGCAGTATATTACGGAATTAAATAA
- the tatA gene encoding twin-arginine translocase TatA/TatE family subunit: protein MIGNPYDWIIILVVIAVLFFGASKIPELFRSMGRAVGEFKKGRIEAEMELQQMQQQLVQQPTVAQNQDTKVQELEKQIAELQKQLEQLKKSNQNQ, encoded by the coding sequence ATGATTGGTAACCCATATGATTGGATAATAATATTAGTAGTTATTGCGGTATTATTCTTTGGGGCTTCTAAGATTCCAGAATTATTTAGATCAATGGGAAGGGCTGTGGGAGAATTCAAAAAAGGAAGAATAGAAGCTGAGATGGAATTACAACAAATGCAGCAACAATTAGTACAGCAACCAACAGTTGCTCAAAATCAAGATACTAAAGTTCAAGAGCTTGAAAAACAAATAGCTGAATTACAAAAACAATTGGAGCAGTTGAAAAAATCTAATCAAAATCAATAA
- a CDS encoding tRNA uridine(34) 5-carboxymethylaminomethyl modification radical SAM/GNAT enzyme Elp3, protein MQVIRKPTRMLSGVTIVSIMTHPYPCPHGKCIFCPGGTEVGTPQSYYGREPTLMRAIENNFHPFYQVQSRLKQYVNNGHIPSKVELIIMGGTFLAMPLDYQEWFVTNALEAMNRFPSSEKPQFVYLEDAQVRNETANIRCVGMTVETKPDWAMEWHADQMLRLGVTKVELGVQTIYNDILKFTNRGHTVEDSIKATRILKDSGFKVVYHIMLGLPGSDPDKDLEAFKELFRNPDFRPDMLKIYPTLVVETAPLVHLWKRGLYKPYDTETLIELISEMYRYIPKWVRVMRIQRDIPANVILDGNKKGNLRELVEKKAIEKGIKINEIRYREVGMAWQHRGILPEEDKIKLTKEVYEASEGIEVFLSFEDPKEILIGYLRLRIPSNKAHRREIISERSAIVRELHVYGIEVPIGMWDELGFQHKGYGSKLLAEAEKIAREDFDVKKILVLSGIGVKEYYMKRGYTKEGPYMSKILI, encoded by the coding sequence ATGCAGGTAATAAGAAAGCCAACTAGAATGTTATCTGGAGTAACTATAGTGTCTATAATGACACACCCTTATCCATGCCCACATGGAAAATGTATATTCTGCCCCGGTGGTACTGAAGTAGGAACTCCCCAAAGCTATTATGGAAGAGAACCAACACTTATGAGGGCAATCGAAAATAACTTTCATCCTTTTTATCAGGTTCAGTCTAGGCTTAAGCAATACGTTAATAATGGACATATTCCAAGTAAGGTTGAGCTAATAATAATGGGAGGCACTTTTTTAGCAATGCCACTAGATTATCAAGAATGGTTTGTCACAAATGCACTAGAAGCTATGAATAGATTTCCTAGCTCTGAAAAACCGCAATTTGTCTATTTAGAAGATGCACAAGTAAGAAATGAAACTGCTAATATTCGTTGTGTTGGAATGACTGTTGAAACTAAGCCAGATTGGGCCATGGAGTGGCATGCAGATCAAATGTTAAGACTTGGGGTTACTAAGGTTGAATTAGGGGTTCAGACAATTTATAATGATATTTTGAAATTTACAAATAGAGGACATACAGTAGAAGATTCAATAAAGGCTACCAGGATATTAAAAGATTCTGGATTTAAGGTTGTCTATCACATTATGCTTGGCCTACCGGGTTCTGATCCAGACAAGGATTTAGAGGCTTTTAAGGAGCTATTTAGAAATCCAGATTTCAGACCAGATATGTTAAAGATATATCCTACATTAGTTGTAGAGACTGCACCTTTAGTTCACTTATGGAAGAGGGGACTCTATAAACCTTATGATACCGAAACTTTAATTGAATTAATTTCTGAAATGTATAGATATATTCCAAAATGGGTTAGAGTTATGAGAATACAGAGAGATATCCCCGCTAATGTTATTTTAGACGGAAATAAGAAAGGAAACTTAAGAGAACTTGTAGAGAAAAAAGCAATAGAAAAAGGAATTAAGATAAATGAGATAAGATATAGAGAAGTAGGAATGGCATGGCAACATAGGGGAATATTGCCAGAGGAAGATAAAATAAAATTAACTAAAGAGGTATATGAAGCTAGTGAGGGGATAGAAGTATTTTTATCATTCGAAGATCCTAAGGAAATCTTAATTGGTTATCTAAGATTAAGGATACCTTCAAACAAAGCTCATAGAAGAGAAATAATAAGTGAGAGAAGTGCAATAGTTAGGGAACTTCATGTTTATGGAATAGAAGTACCTATAGGAATGTGGGATGAGTTAGGTTTTCAACATAAAGGTTACGGAAGTAAATTGTTAGCTGAGGCTGAAAAAATAGCACGCGAAGATTTTGATGTAAAGAAGATTTTAGTCTTATCTGGAATAGGGGTTAAGGAATATTATATGAAAAGAGGATATACAAAAGAAGGTCCTTATATGTCTAAGATACTTATTTAA
- the tatC gene encoding twin-arginine translocase subunit TatC, giving the protein MVERTKEIVNMEERPLIEHLRELAYRLKRIFISLLITFLIYFMIGVQFITTSLPFPFFGLKYILVTIPYLYPSIFNSIAVQLTQVFIYDELPKGVKLIIINLFDPLFASFYISLYLALFTSIPIIVREIWAFIAPGLYEHEKRLLKSTLIPAFLLFALGSSFAYFILIPLMLKIVLIYAKALGPAVLSTLGLRSFISTIMTLMIATGLAFELPLIMTGLTAMEIVKSTTWLQNWRWGVLISFIIAWIISPGTTGGIIETVIGLILSSLFFVGAIASKLVEKKRYIKQK; this is encoded by the coding sequence ATGGTGGAAAGAACTAAAGAGATAGTAAATATGGAAGAAAGACCTTTAATAGAACATCTAAGGGAATTAGCTTATAGACTAAAAAGAATATTCATCTCCCTTCTGATTACTTTTCTGATTTACTTTATGATTGGTGTTCAATTCATTACTACATCTTTGCCTTTTCCCTTTTTTGGATTAAAGTATATATTAGTTACAATTCCTTACCTTTACCCATCTATATTTAATAGCATAGCAGTTCAATTAACACAAGTTTTTATATACGATGAATTACCAAAAGGAGTGAAATTAATAATTATAAATTTATTTGACCCTTTATTTGCCTCATTTTATATCTCACTTTATTTAGCCTTATTTACTTCTATTCCAATTATAGTAAGAGAAATATGGGCTTTTATTGCACCAGGATTATATGAGCACGAGAAAAGATTATTAAAAAGTACACTAATTCCTGCTTTTTTACTATTTGCTTTAGGTTCATCTTTCGCTTACTTTATTTTAATACCATTAATGTTAAAAATAGTACTTATATATGCTAAGGCGTTAGGCCCAGCAGTATTATCTACATTAGGTTTAAGGTCTTTTATAAGTACCATAATGACTCTTATGATAGCTACTGGCCTAGCTTTTGAGTTACCTTTAATAATGACTGGTTTAACTGCAATGGAGATAGTTAAGTCCACTACATGGTTGCAAAACTGGAGATGGGGAGTTTTAATTTCATTTATAATAGCATGGATAATCTCACCTGGTACTACTGGAGGTATTATAGAAACAGTAATAGGTTTAATATTATCCTCATTATTTTTCGTAGGTGCAATAGCAAGCAAACTAGTAGAGAAGAAAAGATATATTAAACAAAAATAG
- the proC gene encoding pyrroline-5-carboxylate reductase, whose translation MDVRIAVIGSGKIGSAIIKSIRQKYKEIKLIATRRNEESIKSLIDLGVEVTKDNNYAVSKSDLIILSVKPHHFPTVLKQVDKSLWKNKIVVSIMAGVKLSTLSSLIKEAEVYRAMPNINAIVSKSSTAFAENNGQHKELVEEVFKTLGNVYWLPEEYLDIWTALVGSGPAFLSEIIDALILGAVACGMPREIAYGAILDVLEGTAEMLRNTSNHPIVLRDQVTTPAGTTIRGLMVLEAKGVKSALIETIEAAYKRAVEIGNEIDKNIRNLIYDG comes from the coding sequence ATGGACGTAAGAATTGCAGTAATAGGTTCTGGGAAAATAGGTTCTGCAATAATAAAGTCCATAAGGCAAAAATATAAGGAAATTAAGTTAATAGCGACAAGAAGAAATGAGGAAAGTATTAAGAGTTTAATAGATTTAGGAGTTGAAGTTACTAAAGATAACAATTACGCAGTAAGTAAATCTGATCTCATTATATTGAGCGTAAAGCCTCACCATTTCCCTACAGTATTAAAGCAAGTCGATAAGAGCTTATGGAAAAATAAGATTGTAGTTTCTATTATGGCAGGAGTTAAGTTATCTACACTTTCCTCTTTAATTAAAGAGGCTGAAGTATATAGGGCTATGCCTAACATAAATGCTATAGTTAGTAAATCGTCTACGGCTTTTGCGGAAAATAATGGTCAACATAAGGAATTAGTTGAAGAAGTCTTTAAGACTTTAGGCAATGTATACTGGTTACCCGAGGAATATTTAGATATCTGGACAGCTTTAGTAGGGAGTGGACCAGCCTTTTTATCTGAGATAATAGATGCGTTAATTTTGGGTGCAGTAGCATGTGGTATGCCAAGGGAGATAGCATATGGCGCAATTTTAGATGTATTAGAAGGTACTGCTGAAATGCTTAGGAATACTTCAAACCATCCAATAGTATTAAGAGATCAAGTTACCACTCCAGCTGGCACTACGATCAGGGGATTAATGGTTTTAGAAGCGAAAGGTGTAAAATCAGCTTTAATTGAGACTATTGAGGCTGCTTATAAGAGGGCCGTTGAGATAGGCAATGAGATTGATAAAAATATTAGAAATTTAATATATGATGGGTAA
- a CDS encoding pyridoxal-phosphate dependent enzyme yields the protein MIREVCMVCGKERENIYEIKCSKCGGPFDIQLDFKYTDEIRANFPYIRNFVSLGEGKTPIVKKGKIWFKLDFLNPTGSYKDRGSVTLISYLAERGIRQISEDSSGNAGASIAAYAAAAGIEAYIFVPDNTKGNKLKQIEAYGAHVIKVKGSREDVALAAEKSGYYYASHVLQPQFRDGIRTLAYEIAKDLNWKVEYVFIPVSAGTLLLGIYKGFKHLLDSGVINEMPKIVAVQTQQVMPLCAKFKNINYTPPAVVTSIADALVSTKPILLEHMVKVIHDCIVVNDNEIINAWKELAKMGLLVEFSSATVYAAYEKLKVDNAVLILTGSGLKTL from the coding sequence ATGATTAGAGAAGTTTGTATGGTTTGTGGAAAGGAAAGAGAAAACATATATGAAATTAAGTGTAGTAAATGTGGAGGTCCATTTGATATTCAATTGGATTTTAAATACACTGATGAAATTAGGGCAAATTTTCCATATATAAGGAATTTTGTTTCATTAGGTGAAGGGAAAACACCAATAGTAAAAAAAGGTAAAATATGGTTCAAATTAGACTTTTTAAATCCAACTGGTTCATATAAGGATAGGGGTTCTGTAACCTTAATCTCATATCTTGCTGAAAGAGGAATAAGGCAAATTAGTGAGGACTCTTCTGGAAATGCAGGTGCCTCAATTGCAGCCTATGCAGCAGCAGCTGGTATAGAAGCATATATATTCGTTCCAGATAATACAAAGGGCAATAAATTAAAGCAAATAGAAGCATACGGAGCTCATGTTATAAAGGTTAAGGGAAGTAGAGAGGATGTAGCATTAGCTGCTGAAAAATCTGGCTATTATTATGCATCTCATGTTCTTCAACCTCAATTTAGGGATGGTATTAGAACTTTAGCATACGAAATTGCTAAAGACTTAAACTGGAAAGTAGAGTACGTATTTATTCCAGTTTCTGCTGGAACTCTTCTATTAGGCATATATAAGGGCTTTAAACACTTGTTGGATTCAGGCGTTATCAATGAGATGCCTAAAATAGTAGCTGTTCAAACTCAACAAGTTATGCCTCTTTGTGCTAAATTTAAAAATATTAACTATACTCCACCCGCTGTAGTAACTTCTATAGCAGATGCTCTAGTCTCAACAAAGCCAATTTTACTAGAACATATGGTTAAAGTCATACATGATTGTATAGTTGTTAACGATAACGAGATAATTAACGCTTGGAAAGAACTAGCAAAAATGGGATTACTAGTGGAATTTAGTTCTGCCACTGTTTATGCAGCATACGAAAAATTAAAAGTTGATAATGCCGTATTAATATTAACGGGAAGTGGGTTAAAAACCTTATGA
- a CDS encoding ABC transporter substrate-binding protein codes for MKMIKTIALILGIIIIVSLLSIFYYFSNHSNTMLFKNRTGNIRIVVLAPSDTQILISLGLGKYIVGMDYYSYQLLKYLNITNLIPNNVTVFNEITPPNISGILLLRPTVVIVEKGLIGSYLQQLEEAGLNVFVTNNDYAVSFSQIENTILQIGKYFNLTQNAEKLINWMNERISEFSSVGNVSIAYLLWVCPNLNFYTVGGNVFVNSIITLAGGVNVFSNYSGYPLLTPSNLILSKPSIIIVQEEYNLTYTNYLISQYHYINESKIYILGNFATSLFNEPGPLSVYSIKMINMIIKGETPKYISYSWLMTNLNVTLPVF; via the coding sequence ATGAAAATGATAAAGACAATTGCGTTAATATTGGGTATAATTATAATTGTAAGTTTACTATCGATTTTTTATTATTTTAGCAATCATAGCAATACAATGTTATTCAAAAATAGGACGGGTAATATCAGAATAGTAGTCTTGGCCCCAAGCGATACTCAAATCCTAATTAGTCTTGGATTAGGCAAATATATTGTAGGAATGGATTATTATTCTTATCAGTTATTAAAATATCTTAATATAACTAATTTAATTCCAAATAATGTAACAGTATTTAATGAGATAACTCCGCCAAATATTTCTGGGATATTATTATTACGTCCTACAGTAGTAATTGTAGAAAAAGGACTGATTGGTAGTTATCTGCAGCAATTAGAAGAGGCAGGACTTAATGTGTTTGTGACTAATAACGACTACGCTGTATCATTTTCACAAATAGAGAATACAATATTACAAATAGGAAAATATTTTAATCTAACTCAAAATGCTGAGAAGCTAATAAATTGGATGAATGAGAGAATTTCAGAGTTTTCGTCTGTTGGAAACGTTAGCATAGCATATTTGTTGTGGGTTTGCCCTAATTTAAACTTTTATACTGTTGGTGGAAATGTCTTTGTAAACTCAATTATTACTCTTGCAGGTGGTGTAAATGTTTTTTCAAATTACTCTGGCTACCCCCTACTAACTCCCAGTAATTTAATACTTTCAAAGCCTTCAATAATTATAGTTCAAGAGGAATATAACTTAACTTATACAAATTATTTGATCTCACAATATCATTACATTAATGAAAGCAAGATATATATATTAGGCAATTTTGCTACATCTCTGTTCAATGAACCTGGACCTTTGTCTGTATATTCCATTAAAATGATAAATATGATAATTAAAGGAGAGACTCCAAAATATATATCATACTCGTGGCTTATGACTAACCTTAATGTAACATTGCCGGTGTTCTAG
- a CDS encoding ABC transporter ATP-binding protein, giving the protein MLVLKNISVNINGKRILSDISFSVNHGVNIILGPNGSGKTTLLRAIIGMIKYNGEIRISGNISFVPAEFSSPQMNVIDVLLSGNKKADYLYFVRELGIEEFLNRDFSTLSSGEKKLVLIAKALAEGENVIMDEPLSNLDIKNRLKLMKIIKKFKKTFLITSHELDIVNYSDKIILLNKGKLVYDGNVSDLSEDLISSVYGVKIKKVKIDGEIYFKPMEYSL; this is encoded by the coding sequence ATGCTAGTGCTGAAGAATATTAGTGTTAACATAAATGGAAAGAGAATTTTGTCAGATATCTCTTTTTCTGTAAATCATGGCGTGAACATAATTTTGGGACCTAACGGTAGTGGGAAAACTACACTATTAAGAGCGATAATAGGAATGATAAAATATAATGGGGAAATTAGGATATCTGGCAACATTTCATTTGTTCCAGCAGAGTTTTCATCCCCTCAAATGAATGTAATAGATGTTCTTTTATCTGGTAATAAGAAAGCTGATTATCTATATTTTGTTAGGGAATTAGGTATAGAAGAGTTTCTAAATAGAGACTTTTCCACGCTAAGTTCAGGTGAGAAAAAATTGGTTTTAATAGCTAAAGCTTTAGCTGAGGGAGAAAATGTGATCATGGATGAGCCCTTATCTAATTTGGATATAAAAAATAGATTAAAGTTAATGAAAATAATTAAGAAATTTAAGAAAACTTTTCTTATAACATCTCATGAATTAGATATAGTAAATTATTCAGATAAGATAATTCTTCTTAATAAGGGAAAATTGGTTTATGATGGAAATGTGAGTGATCTTTCAGAAGATCTAATTTCTAGTGTATACGGTGTAAAAATTAAAAAGGTTAAAATAGATGGTGAGATATACTTTAAACCCATGGAGTATTCACTGTAA
- a CDS encoding ParA family protein yields the protein MLLIRVLGVKGGVGKTAISLYLSKQLSLNGKCLLIDLDNLSYGSLFLGHDKIGLYDEIRNGDELFTNSLQKINEIYVLKVFSDPFIRTKISKNEKFLLSKRINELLNKGWDFIIIDTPSVVNEDDIVFSINADKIANIFIADPMSAKLTINFFFNKYKHSYMNILILNLIPPVKKSIEEYEKILRQYENLFDILVLETFEEGLYLYKPSKVSNFESKNLNKLVEAIIRRQKIIVIPS from the coding sequence TTGCTTTTAATAAGAGTTTTGGGAGTTAAAGGAGGAGTAGGTAAGACTGCAATATCATTATATTTATCTAAGCAACTGTCTTTAAACGGCAAATGTTTACTTATAGATTTAGATAACCTATCTTATGGCTCCCTTTTCTTAGGTCATGATAAAATAGGATTATATGATGAGATTCGTAATGGGGATGAGCTCTTCACTAACTCATTACAGAAAATTAATGAAATATACGTTTTAAAAGTATTCTCGGATCCCTTTATTAGAACTAAGATCAGTAAAAATGAGAAATTTTTGCTAAGTAAGAGAATAAACGAGTTATTAAATAAGGGGTGGGATTTTATCATTATAGATACTCCATCAGTTGTTAATGAGGATGATATAGTTTTTTCAATAAATGCGGATAAGATAGCTAATATCTTTATCGCGGATCCAATGTCAGCGAAATTAACAATAAATTTCTTTTTTAATAAATATAAGCATAGTTATATGAATATATTAATATTGAATTTAATTCCTCCAGTTAAGAAAAGTATAGAAGAATATGAGAAAATTCTGAGACAATATGAAAATCTTTTTGACATTTTAGTTTTAGAAACTTTTGAGGAAGGATTATATTTATATAAACCATCTAAAGTATCTAACTTTGAAAGTAAAAATCTAAATAAACTAGTAGAAGCAATCATACGTAGACAAAAAATAATAGTAATTCCATCTTAG